The proteins below are encoded in one region of Desulfobacterales bacterium:
- the ftsH gene encoding ATP-dependent zinc metalloprotease FtsH produces MNNFNKNLALWIVIVLMMILLYNIFSQQQTGQAEVNYTEFLSMVDNGEIKQVVIQGQNLRVTDAKGSRFNVYAPPDNDLIKILRNKGVSIQAKPEQQTPWFVSVLVSWLPMILLIGIWIFFMRQMQGGGGKALSFGKSSARMLSDQAEKITFSDVAGVDEAKEEVAELVEFLKDPKKYTKLGGRIPKGVLMMGGPGTGKTLLARAIAGEAGVPFFSISGSDFVEMFVGVGASRVRDLFVQGKKNAPCIIFIDEIDAVGRQRGAGLGGGHDEREQTLNQLLVEMDGFESNEGVILIASTNRPDVLDPALLRPGRFDRQVVVPMPDIKGRTEIIKVHLKRSPIDPAVNPEILAKGTPGFSGADLENMVNEAALIAAKKDQEQVTMEDFEDAKDKIFMGLERKSKVMREEDKRTTAYHEGGHALVARFLPETDSINKITIIPRGRAAGVTWFLPEEKDFKYKDQLLSELSVAMGGRVAEELVFGRISTGAANDIKQATELAHNMVRNWGMSEALGPLSYGQQDGQIFLGREIAQHRDYSEETANLIDSEISRIVKESYQGARDLLKDNRDILDKLAELLLEKETVMGKELDELIYAMRPGFKLPSDASKAGDDEAETNNESDDAPTGMADAQA; encoded by the coding sequence TTGAACAACTTTAACAAAAACCTGGCGCTATGGATCGTCATCGTTCTGATGATGATCCTGCTCTACAACATATTCAGCCAGCAGCAGACCGGGCAGGCGGAGGTCAACTATACCGAATTTCTTTCCATGGTCGATAACGGCGAGATCAAGCAGGTCGTCATACAAGGCCAGAATCTGCGTGTGACAGATGCCAAGGGCAGTCGGTTTAATGTTTATGCCCCCCCGGACAACGACCTGATCAAAATCCTCAGAAATAAAGGGGTTTCAATCCAGGCCAAACCCGAGCAGCAGACCCCATGGTTTGTGTCCGTCCTTGTATCGTGGCTGCCCATGATCCTGCTTATCGGCATATGGATCTTTTTTATGCGGCAGATGCAGGGCGGCGGCGGCAAGGCGCTTTCCTTTGGCAAAAGCAGCGCCCGGATGCTCTCCGATCAGGCGGAAAAAATTACGTTCAGTGACGTGGCCGGCGTGGATGAAGCCAAGGAAGAGGTCGCCGAACTGGTGGAATTTTTAAAAGACCCCAAAAAGTATACCAAACTCGGGGGCCGTATTCCCAAAGGCGTGTTGATGATGGGCGGCCCGGGTACGGGAAAAACATTGCTTGCCCGCGCCATTGCCGGGGAAGCCGGTGTGCCGTTTTTCAGCATTTCCGGATCCGATTTCGTGGAAATGTTTGTGGGCGTCGGCGCCTCCCGGGTGCGGGATCTATTCGTCCAGGGCAAAAAAAACGCCCCCTGCATTATCTTTATCGATGAGATCGATGCGGTGGGCCGCCAGCGCGGAGCGGGGCTTGGCGGCGGCCATGACGAACGCGAACAGACCTTAAACCAGCTGCTCGTGGAAATGGACGGGTTCGAATCCAATGAAGGAGTGATTCTTATCGCATCCACCAACCGTCCGGATGTACTGGATCCGGCGCTTCTGCGGCCCGGCCGGTTCGACCGGCAGGTGGTGGTCCCCATGCCGGATATCAAAGGCCGCACGGAAATCATTAAGGTCCACCTCAAACGGAGCCCGATTGACCCGGCGGTGAACCCGGAAATCCTGGCCAAGGGCACCCCCGGCTTCTCCGGCGCGGATCTGGAGAATATGGTAAACGAGGCGGCGCTGATTGCGGCCAAAAAGGACCAAGAGCAGGTAACCATGGAAGATTTTGAGGATGCCAAGGACAAAATCTTTATGGGGCTTGAACGAAAATCCAAGGTCATGCGCGAGGAGGATAAACGGACCACCGCCTATCACGAAGGCGGCCATGCGCTTGTGGCCCGGTTTCTGCCGGAAACCGACTCGATTAACAAAATTACCATTATCCCGCGGGGACGGGCGGCCGGCGTCACCTGGTTCCTTCCGGAGGAAAAGGATTTCAAATACAAGGATCAGCTGCTCAGCGAATTATCCGTTGCCATGGGCGGCCGGGTCGCAGAAGAACTGGTTTTCGGCCGGATCAGTACGGGTGCGGCCAATGATATCAAGCAGGCGACCGAACTGGCCCACAACATGGTGAGAAACTGGGGCATGAGCGAGGCGCTGGGCCCGCTATCCTATGGGCAGCAGGATGGGCAGATCTTTCTGGGCCGGGAGATCGCCCAGCATCGCGATTACTCCGAAGAGACCGCCAATTTGATCGATTCAGAGATCAGCCGGATAGTCAAGGAAAGCTATCAGGGGGCCAGGGACCTCCTAAAAGACAATCGGGATATCCTGGATAAACTGGCCGAATTGCTGCTTGAAAAAGAAACCGTGATGGGCAAAGAGCTTGACGAGTTGATTTATGCCATGCGGCCGGGATTTAAGCTTCCGTCGGATGCATCCAAGGCTGGCGACGATGAGGCGGAAACAAACAATGAGAGTGACGACGCACCAACTGGCATGGCAGACGCACAGGCTTGA
- the dnaK gene encoding molecular chaperone DnaK codes for MGKVIGIDLGTTNSCVAIREQKETNVITNPEGNRTTPSVVAISEDGERMVGQVAKRQAITNPENTVFGVKRLIGRKFDSPEVQRDIKNIPYKIEKASNGDIRINLRNKQHSPAEISSFILADIKDTAEQYLGETVTDAVITVPAYFDDSQRQATKDAGRIAGLNVQRIINEPTAASLAYGLDKKSDEKIAVFDLGGGTFDISILEIGDGVFEVKATHGDTHLGGDDFDLRLIDYLADEFKKESGIDVRNDKMALQRLKEGAEKAKMELSTALQTDVNLPFITADANGPKHLNIRITRAKLEGLVEDLLNNLEGPCKTALDDAGLKASEIDEIILVGGMIRMPAVQERVKNIFGKEPHKGVNPDEVVAIGAAIQGGVLKGDVKDVLLLDVTPLSLGIETLGGVMTKLIEKNTTIPTRKSQIFSTAQDNQQAVTIHVLQGEREMAAHNKTLGKFELTDIPPAPRGVPQIEVTFDIDANGIVHVSAQDKATGKEQSIRITASSGLSQAEIDQLIKDAETHAEDDKKQKELVEARNNADSLIYSTEKSLNELGDKVDAGTKSQIEEIIGRLKKEMEGDDAEKIKSLSEELTQASHKLAETMYQQASQSAEQQAGAGEAGGTSQSQGGGAEEEDVVDADYEEVKDDNK; via the coding sequence ATGGGGAAGGTAATCGGCATAGATCTCGGTACGACCAATTCCTGTGTAGCGATTCGAGAACAAAAGGAAACCAATGTTATCACAAATCCGGAGGGCAACCGGACGACACCGTCGGTAGTTGCGATATCGGAAGACGGTGAACGGATGGTTGGCCAGGTAGCCAAACGCCAGGCCATTACCAATCCGGAGAATACGGTATTCGGCGTCAAGCGCCTGATCGGCAGAAAGTTCGATTCCCCTGAGGTTCAGCGCGATATCAAGAATATTCCCTACAAGATTGAAAAAGCAAGTAACGGCGATATCCGGATTAACCTGCGGAACAAGCAGCATAGTCCGGCGGAAATCTCTTCGTTTATCCTGGCAGACATTAAGGATACGGCGGAGCAGTACCTGGGCGAGACCGTAACCGATGCGGTAATTACGGTGCCGGCCTATTTTGACGACAGCCAGCGGCAGGCAACAAAAGACGCCGGTAGAATTGCGGGCTTGAATGTGCAGCGGATAATCAACGAGCCGACAGCCGCTTCGCTGGCCTACGGGCTGGACAAGAAATCCGATGAGAAAATCGCGGTTTTCGATTTGGGCGGCGGCACATTTGATATCTCCATCTTAGAGATCGGCGACGGGGTGTTCGAAGTCAAGGCCACCCATGGGGATACCCACTTGGGGGGTGATGACTTTGATCTTCGGCTGATCGATTATCTTGCGGATGAGTTCAAGAAAGAAAGCGGCATTGATGTCCGCAATGACAAGATGGCGCTGCAGCGGTTAAAGGAAGGCGCGGAAAAGGCCAAGATGGAGCTCTCCACCGCCCTTCAGACCGATGTGAATCTGCCGTTTATCACCGCTGATGCAAACGGCCCCAAGCATTTAAACATCCGGATTACCCGGGCCAAGCTCGAGGGCCTGGTGGAAGATTTGCTTAATAACCTCGAGGGCCCCTGCAAAACCGCATTAGACGATGCCGGGCTAAAAGCCAGTGAGATCGACGAGATTATCCTTGTCGGCGGTATGATCCGGATGCCGGCTGTGCAGGAGCGGGTCAAGAATATTTTCGGCAAAGAGCCCCACAAGGGCGTCAATCCGGATGAAGTGGTGGCCATCGGCGCAGCCATCCAGGGTGGTGTGTTAAAGGGCGACGTCAAGGATGTGCTCCTTCTTGATGTGACGCCGCTGTCTCTGGGTATTGAAACCTTAGGCGGCGTGATGACCAAGCTGATCGAGAAGAACACCACCATCCCGACCCGAAAGAGCCAGATTTTCTCGACCGCCCAGGACAATCAGCAGGCGGTGACCATCCATGTGCTTCAGGGCGAGCGCGAAATGGCGGCGCACAATAAAACCCTGGGCAAATTTGAATTGACGGATATTCCGCCGGCGCCGCGCGGCGTGCCTCAGATTGAGGTGACCTTTGATATTGACGCCAACGGCATTGTCCATGTTTCGGCACAGGACAAGGCCACCGGCAAGGAGCAGTCCATCCGGATTACGGCCTCCAGCGGCCTGTCCCAGGCGGAGATCGATCAGTTGATCAAGGACGCGGAGACGCACGCCGAAGATGACAAGAAGCAGAAAGAGCTGGTGGAAGCCCGGAACAATGCGGATTCTTTGATCTACTCCACGGAAAAATCGCTTAATGAGCTGGGCGATAAGGTGGACGCCGGAACCAAATCCCAGATTGAAGAAATCATCGGCCGGCTCAAGAAGGAAATGGAAGGCGATGATGCGGAGAAGATCAAGAGCCTCTCTGAAGAACTGACCCAGGCCTCCCATAAGCTGGCGGAGACCATGTATCAGCAGGCCTCCCAGAGCGCCGAGCAGCAGGCCGGCGCCGGAGAAGCCGGCGGCACGTCTCAGTCCCAGGGCGGCGGCGCTGAAGAAGAGGATGTGGTTGATGCGGATTATGAAGAGGTCAAAGACGACAACAAGTAA
- the tilS gene encoding tRNA lysidine(34) synthetase TilS — protein sequence MIDSRDKVLIGVSGGPDSICLWHALMALADQLNIHTGVAHLNHGLRGAASDEDAGFVRDTAKYYGTPFFYQKVNIRDLANTYKRSLEEAGRMARYDFFQETAAAHGFDKIALGHHRDDNAEQVLMNVLRGAGLDGLAGIPPARDQIIRPLIRVCRQDILAYLAENRVAYVTDQTNADPVFLRNKIRHHLMPYLKKEFNPNLPDSLNRLSKICRSETDWLDELAIQALNQARLYQDKTELALSISSLKGRHRAHLRRMMRAGIKAVKGDLRRIRMAQIEAAVDLIYNENKTTWSDLSDRIRVEKKGDQLIIRQVARSLRADRPSPPMPAYQYRIQPADLPLDLWIPEIQKRITISAPYEADEADEADGLNIDDHPAPDVAVFDLDRLRFPLIIRNPKPGDRFVPLGMRGSQKLKDYFINSKVPQPDRRFYPVLVTEHKIIWLAGHRIAEAVKVIPASKRLIKAELKAG from the coding sequence ATGATAGATTCCCGCGACAAGGTCTTAATCGGGGTATCCGGCGGGCCGGATTCGATTTGCCTGTGGCATGCGTTAATGGCCCTGGCTGATCAATTAAACATCCACACCGGCGTGGCCCATTTGAACCACGGGCTCCGGGGGGCCGCATCAGACGAAGATGCCGGTTTCGTGCGGGATACGGCAAAATACTACGGCACGCCCTTTTTTTATCAAAAAGTGAATATCCGGGATTTGGCAAATACTTACAAACGCTCCCTTGAAGAGGCGGGCCGGATGGCGCGATATGATTTTTTTCAGGAAACCGCGGCTGCCCACGGGTTTGATAAAATCGCCCTCGGTCACCACCGCGACGATAACGCCGAACAAGTTTTAATGAATGTTTTGCGGGGGGCAGGGCTTGACGGTTTGGCCGGCATTCCGCCGGCCCGGGATCAAATTATCCGCCCGTTAATCCGGGTCTGCCGCCAGGACATTTTAGCCTATCTGGCAGAGAACCGTGTGGCATACGTGACGGATCAGACAAATGCGGATCCGGTATTTTTGCGAAACAAAATAAGGCATCACCTGATGCCCTATCTAAAAAAGGAGTTTAATCCGAATCTCCCGGACAGCTTAAACCGGCTCTCAAAGATCTGCCGGAGCGAAACCGATTGGCTGGACGAATTGGCCATTCAAGCCCTGAACCAGGCGCGCCTTTATCAGGATAAAACAGAACTGGCCCTTTCCATATCAAGCCTTAAAGGACGCCATCGGGCCCACCTGCGGCGAATGATGCGGGCGGGGATTAAAGCGGTAAAAGGCGATCTCCGCCGCATCCGGATGGCCCAGATAGAGGCCGCCGTGGACCTTATATACAATGAGAATAAAACAACCTGGAGCGATTTATCCGACCGCATCCGCGTTGAAAAAAAGGGGGATCAGCTGATCATCCGGCAGGTCGCCCGAAGTTTGCGCGCCGACAGGCCCAGTCCGCCCATGCCGGCGTATCAATATCGCATTCAGCCGGCGGATCTGCCCCTTGACCTGTGGATTCCGGAAATCCAAAAAAGGATTACAATTTCAGCCCCCTATGAGGCCGATGAGGCCGATGAGGCCGATGGCTTAAATATAGACGATCATCCCGCCCCAGATGTTGCAGTTTTTGATCTGGACCGGCTCCGGTTTCCCCTGATTATCAGAAACCCCAAACCCGGCGATCGATTCGTGCCCCTGGGCATGCGAGGCTCCCAGAAGCTAAAGGATTATTTTATCAACAGCAAAGTCCCGCAGCCGGATCGTCGGTTTTATCCGGTGCTGGTAACTGAGCACAAGATCATCTGGTTAGCCGGCCACCGGATCGCGGAAGCCGTAAAGGTCATCCCGGCTTCAAAAAGGCTTATTAAAGCCGAATTGAAAGCCGGCTAA
- a CDS encoding class I adenylate-forming enzyme family protein, producing the protein MVITEILARNARMYGDEVALIEREPATGHRAEITWAQFDALANQTANALRQQGLGKGDRVVQLMMNCIEWLPVYFGILKAGAIAVPVNFRFEAPDISRCVRLSEARALIFGEEFIERIESAKSGTDQWVDCYLFVGPPSKCPSNSFFYNDFIAPAAKDAPDVQISLCDGAGIYFTSGTTGKPKGVYLTHRHLEFACYAENRHHNQTHADNFLCIPPLYHTGAKMHWFGNLIVGARAVILKGTSPEAILEAVSEEHVSIVWLLVPWAHDILVAIERETVDLSRYQLDQWRLMHIGAQPVPPSLIEKWKMYFPHHEYDTNYGLTEATGPGCVHLGVENFHKIGSIGIPGFDWECRIVDEHGMQLPSGAPGELLVRGPGVMVGYYRNPDATGAVFTDGWLHTGDIARKDADGFIWLIDRKKDVIITGGENIFPVEIENFLMTHEDILDAGVIGVPDIRLGEIAAAVIALKPGRRLSEDDIRRFCEDLPKYMRPRRIFFDDIPRNPTGKIEKPRLRAKYAKNDG; encoded by the coding sequence ATGGTGATCACTGAAATATTGGCCCGTAACGCCCGAATGTATGGGGATGAGGTCGCGCTGATCGAGCGCGAGCCCGCCACCGGCCATCGCGCTGAAATAACCTGGGCACAGTTTGACGCGCTGGCCAACCAGACCGCCAATGCCCTGCGGCAGCAAGGCCTGGGAAAAGGCGACCGGGTGGTTCAGCTCATGATGAACTGTATTGAGTGGCTGCCGGTCTATTTCGGCATCCTGAAGGCCGGGGCCATCGCCGTTCCCGTTAATTTCAGGTTTGAGGCACCGGATATCAGCCGGTGTGTTCGTCTTAGCGAGGCCCGGGCCCTGATATTCGGTGAAGAATTCATTGAGCGGATTGAATCGGCCAAATCCGGGACGGATCAGTGGGTGGATTGTTACCTGTTTGTCGGTCCGCCATCCAAGTGTCCGTCAAACAGTTTTTTTTATAATGATTTTATCGCGCCCGCCGCAAAAGATGCGCCGGATGTGCAGATAAGCCTTTGTGACGGGGCGGGCATCTACTTTACCTCAGGTACTACGGGCAAACCCAAGGGCGTGTATCTGACCCATCGGCATCTGGAGTTTGCCTGCTACGCGGAAAACCGGCATCACAATCAGACCCATGCGGATAATTTCCTCTGCATCCCCCCCCTCTACCATACCGGCGCGAAAATGCACTGGTTCGGCAATCTGATCGTCGGCGCCAGGGCGGTAATCCTGAAGGGCACCAGTCCGGAGGCCATTCTTGAGGCGGTGTCCGAGGAGCACGTAAGCATTGTCTGGCTGCTGGTGCCCTGGGCCCACGACATACTTGTTGCCATTGAACGCGAGACGGTTGATCTCAGCCGGTATCAGCTGGATCAATGGCGGCTGATGCATATCGGCGCCCAGCCGGTGCCGCCGAGCCTGATTGAGAAATGGAAAATGTATTTCCCTCACCATGAATACGACACCAATTATGGGCTAACCGAGGCGACGGGTCCGGGCTGCGTGCATCTGGGGGTGGAGAATTTCCATAAAATCGGATCCATCGGCATTCCGGGGTTTGACTGGGAATGCCGGATCGTGGATGAGCATGGTATGCAGCTTCCTTCCGGGGCGCCGGGGGAATTGCTTGTCCGGGGGCCGGGGGTGATGGTGGGCTATTACCGGAATCCGGATGCAACGGGTGCGGTGTTTACGGACGGCTGGCTCCATACGGGCGATATCGCCCGCAAGGACGCAGACGGGTTTATCTGGCTGATTGACCGGAAAAAGGATGTGATTATTACCGGCGGGGAAAACATTTTTCCGGTTGAAATTGAAAATTTTCTAATGACCCATGAGGACATACTGGATGCCGGGGTCATCGGGGTGCCCGATATCCGCCTGGGTGAAATTGCGGCCGCGGTTATTGCGTTAAAGCCTGGCAGGCGCCTTTCTGAAGACGACATCCGCCGGTTCTGCGAGGATCTGCCCAAATATATGCGGCCGCGGCGGATTTTTTTTGACGATATCCCCCGAAATCCCACCGGAAAGATCGAAAAACCCAGACTTCGGGCCAAGTACGCCAAAAATGACGGCTAA
- a CDS encoding four helix bundle protein, which yields MTLGREKLDVYRLSIGYVAWVYEKADSLNGVHRPARDQWLRASQPIPLNIAEGNGKTAEADRRRYFEIARGSALECAAIQDVLIVGKALDKMESRNRKDELDRMAAMLSRLGGRGYQVREDQEVYSVDFDFDFDFDPDSEENESQP from the coding sequence ATGACCCTTGGACGCGAAAAACTGGACGTCTATCGCCTTTCAATAGGCTACGTTGCATGGGTTTACGAGAAGGCCGACAGCCTGAACGGAGTCCATCGGCCCGCCCGGGATCAATGGCTTCGGGCCAGCCAGCCGATACCGCTCAATATCGCCGAAGGTAATGGCAAGACCGCGGAAGCCGACCGAAGGCGTTATTTCGAAATCGCTCGTGGCTCCGCGCTTGAGTGCGCGGCGATTCAAGATGTGCTGATTGTCGGCAAGGCGCTGGACAAGATGGAAAGCCGGAACCGCAAGGATGAACTCGACCGTATGGCCGCGATGCTCAGCCGTCTCGGCGGAAGAGGATACCAAGTTCGAGAGGATCAGGAAGTCTACAGTGTCGATTTCGATTTCGATTTCGATTTCGATCCCGATAGCGAAGAAAACGAATCCCAACCTTAG
- the grpE gene encoding nucleotide exchange factor GrpE has translation MAKKSESKKTEAMEKDMADANVNNSKQGSTQTEDENSAGTAAQKEAAASKTDLSEDTTIEQLKSELDQVRQEAADEHDRLLRLSAEFENYKKRMDRQAEEFKKYANESLLKEFLTVVDNLERAISSTDVDKGVNSEACVIEGVEMTLNEILKILKKFNVTPIEAKGKPFDPVYHDAMMQEETDEYPENTVINELQKGYLIHDRLLRPAMVVVSKPKSKSKK, from the coding sequence TTGGCTAAAAAATCCGAATCTAAAAAGACCGAGGCGATGGAGAAAGATATGGCAGACGCCAATGTGAATAATTCAAAACAGGGCAGCACGCAGACAGAAGATGAAAATTCGGCAGGCACGGCGGCACAAAAAGAGGCCGCCGCATCCAAAACGGATTTATCCGAAGACACCACGATTGAGCAGTTAAAATCAGAGCTGGACCAGGTGCGCCAGGAGGCAGCGGATGAGCATGACCGGCTGCTCAGGTTGTCTGCTGAATTTGAAAACTATAAAAAGCGGATGGATCGGCAGGCGGAGGAGTTTAAGAAATATGCCAACGAGTCGCTTTTAAAAGAGTTTTTGACCGTGGTGGATAACCTCGAACGGGCGATATCCTCGACGGATGTCGATAAAGGGGTGAACAGCGAGGCCTGTGTGATCGAAGGCGTTGAAATGACCCTCAACGAAATCCTCAAGATTTTGAAAAAATTCAATGTTACGCCGATAGAGGCCAAGGGCAAACCCTTTGATCCGGTTTACCACGACGCCATGATGCAGGAAGAAACTGATGAATATCCGGAAAACACGGTTATTAATGAGCTTCAAAAAGGATATCTGATTCATGACCGGCTGCTTCGGCCGGCCATGGTGGTGGTTTCAAAACCTAAATCCAAATCTAAAAAATAA
- the folP gene encoding dihydropteroate synthase → MRVTTHQLAWQTHRLELGSKTRIMGILNVTPDSFSDGGRFFAHETALAHAEKMIADGADIIDIGGESTRPFSEPVSAEEECRRVLPVIEQLAGRLEVPISIDTTKAKVAQKAISAGASIINDISALRFDPEMGRVAAETDALTVLMHMKGSPADMQVAPTYEDLIGEIYQFLKEAILRAQSYGIDKSKLIIDPGIGFGKTAAHNLCLIQELDAFQELGVPVLLGSSRKAFIRKILGAANGGGEPPPTAPEIETGTQASITAGVLNGAHMVRVHEVGNASATIKIADAIKNACLSAGAC, encoded by the coding sequence ATGAGAGTGACGACGCACCAACTGGCATGGCAGACGCACAGGCTTGAGCTGGGCTCAAAAACCCGGATTATGGGCATATTAAATGTTACGCCGGATTCATTCTCGGACGGTGGTCGATTTTTTGCCCATGAAACCGCGCTGGCCCATGCGGAAAAAATGATCGCAGACGGGGCGGATATTATTGATATCGGCGGCGAATCCACCCGCCCGTTTTCAGAGCCGGTTTCAGCCGAAGAAGAATGCCGCCGCGTGCTGCCGGTCATCGAACAACTGGCCGGCCGGCTTGAGGTGCCCATCTCGATAGATACGACCAAGGCGAAAGTGGCCCAAAAAGCTATCTCCGCGGGCGCCTCCATCATCAATGATATCAGCGCCCTGCGATTTGATCCGGAAATGGGCCGGGTGGCGGCGGAAACCGATGCATTGACCGTCCTCATGCATATGAAGGGCTCTCCGGCGGATATGCAGGTGGCGCCGACCTATGAGGATCTGATCGGGGAGATATATCAGTTCCTGAAAGAAGCCATTTTGCGGGCGCAATCCTACGGGATTGATAAATCCAAACTCATCATTGATCCGGGCATCGGTTTCGGCAAAACGGCTGCACACAACTTATGCCTCATCCAAGAACTGGATGCCTTTCAGGAACTGGGCGTGCCCGTTTTGCTCGGATCCTCCAGAAAAGCGTTTATCCGAAAAATCCTCGGAGCCGCAAACGGCGGCGGCGAACCGCCGCCGACAGCCCCTGAAATTGAAACCGGCACCCAGGCCTCCATCACAGCGGGCGTATTAAACGGCGCCCATATGGTGAGGGTTCACGAAGTGGGCAATGCATCGGCAACCATAAAAATTGCCGATGCCATAAAAAATGCCTGTTTATCCGCCGGTGCATGCTGA
- a CDS encoding type III pantothenate kinase, producing the protein MLLVVDVGNTHTVIGIFEEQALLRDWRIHTEPAMTADEFHLLVSGLFDQAGRQLDGIEKTVVSCVVPPLVNMIDAFCRKHIGHPPLWISAQNVDMPILYDNPAEVGADRLVNAVAAYQKYATSLIVIDFGTATTFDVISEKGEYIGGAIAPGIGIVAEALFSRASKLPRVEFQPPPQVIGTNTADSMKSGILFGYAELVDGMVRRIQSQLKPAVPKVIATGGMAAVMRDISQAIESVEPELTLEGLRMISEQSK; encoded by the coding sequence ATGCTTTTGGTCGTTGACGTGGGCAACACCCATACGGTTATCGGCATATTTGAAGAACAGGCGCTGCTCCGGGACTGGCGAATTCATACCGAACCCGCGATGACGGCGGACGAGTTCCATCTGCTGGTATCCGGGCTGTTTGATCAGGCCGGGCGCCAGTTGGATGGTATCGAAAAAACGGTGGTTTCCTGTGTGGTGCCGCCGCTTGTCAATATGATAGACGCGTTCTGCCGCAAACACATAGGCCATCCGCCCCTATGGATCTCGGCGCAGAATGTAGACATGCCGATATTATACGACAATCCAGCAGAGGTCGGCGCAGACCGGCTGGTCAATGCCGTGGCCGCTTACCAAAAATATGCGACAAGCCTTATCGTGATCGATTTTGGGACTGCCACCACCTTTGACGTGATTTCGGAGAAGGGCGAATACATCGGCGGAGCGATTGCCCCCGGCATCGGCATCGTTGCAGAGGCGCTTTTCAGCCGGGCGTCCAAGCTCCCGCGGGTTGAGTTTCAGCCGCCGCCGCAGGTTATCGGCACCAATACCGCAGACAGCATGAAATCCGGCATTCTTTTTGGGTATGCGGAACTGGTGGACGGCATGGTGCGGCGGATTCAAAGCCAACTTAAGCCGGCCGTGCCCAAAGTGATTGCCACAGGCGGCATGGCCGCAGTCATGCGCGATATCTCCCAGGCCATTGAATCCGTGGAACCCGAATTGACACTGGAGGGCTTGCGGATGATCAGCGAGCAGTCGAAATAA
- a CDS encoding zinc-ribbon domain-containing protein gives MEIKCDQCQSKLNIPDEKLPVGKISSVRCPKCKSKITIDLRPEQAAENNTDGDAIFSANGPETAEPKGAVDEEGYDASEKPFDFLEEEGKTALICENDRARVKQIKEVLEIMEYNITEPEGIRDALRKMKYHTYDLVLVNEGFNESDPESNGILIYLERMQMEARRDIYVGLISDRFPTMDYMAAFLKSVNITINPKDMGSLDQILTRGINERDLFYSVYKESAQKFGKI, from the coding sequence ATGGAAATTAAATGCGATCAGTGTCAAAGCAAGCTAAACATCCCGGATGAGAAGCTTCCGGTGGGAAAGATTTCCTCTGTTCGGTGCCCGAAATGCAAATCCAAAATAACCATTGATCTGCGCCCGGAACAGGCCGCGGAAAATAACACCGACGGAGACGCGATTTTTTCCGCAAACGGCCCGGAAACGGCGGAGCCGAAGGGGGCCGTGGATGAAGAGGGCTATGATGCCAGTGAAAAGCCCTTTGATTTTCTTGAGGAAGAAGGAAAAACTGCGCTGATCTGCGAAAATGACAGGGCCCGGGTCAAGCAGATCAAAGAAGTGCTGGAGATCATGGAATACAATATTACCGAGCCGGAAGGCATCCGCGATGCGCTTCGCAAGATGAAGTACCATACCTATGACCTGGTGCTTGTCAATGAAGGCTTTAACGAGAGCGATCCGGAATCCAACGGGATTCTGATTTATCTGGAGCGGATGCAGATGGAGGCACGCCGGGATATTTATGTGGGCTTGATCTCGGATCGGTTTCCCACCATGGATTATATGGCCGCTTTTTTAAAAAGCGTAAATATCACCATTAATCCGAAAGATATGGGCAGCCTGGACCAGATCCTGACCCGGGGGATCAATGAGCGCGATCTGTTTTACAGTGTTTATAAGGAAAGCGCCCAAAAATTCGGCAAAATCTGA